A portion of the Gossypium arboreum isolate Shixiya-1 chromosome 8, ASM2569848v2, whole genome shotgun sequence genome contains these proteins:
- the LOC108468982 gene encoding uncharacterized protein LOC108468982: protein MRESDDIAVDTNSSTPLLEESEVKDKKEVSGMEQWRGEIVKSIVYAGLEAVFTCFSLISSVSATNLSSVEVLALGIANLVADGISSSLGDFLSSSTKEGLAIKEMAVTQWELNNHRKDQEEQLLQQYQSLGMDLIDSNMVVNIFAKYNDILRDQKMTAQKGVMPPDQGGEKPWKNGVVAFLTFVGFGAAPLLSFVVLKPFTDNELVMFIGACFMSAIALTFLGIAKAKICGKRNYVRSVGFVLLNGAVAASAAYFLGWMF from the exons ATGAGGGAATCCGATGATATAGCAGTGGACACCAACAGCAGTACTCCACTGCTTGAAGAATCAGAGGTTAAAGATAAAAAAGAAGTAAGTGGAATGGAGCAGTGGAGAGGAGAGATTGTTAAGAGCATCGTATATGCGGGCCTTGAAGCCGTTTTCACTTGCTTCTCTCTCATTTCCTCCGTATCTGCTACCAATCTCTCATCAG TGGAGGTGTTGGCGCTGGGCATTGCGAACCTCGTTGCAGATGGGATATCGTCGAGCCTTGGGGATTTTTTGTCTTCCAGCACCAAGGAAGGCTTAGCTATCAAGGAAATGGCGGTGACTCAATGGGAGTTAAATAACCATAGAAAGGACCAAGAAGAGCAGCTCCTTCAACAGTACCAAAGCCTTGGCATGGACCTTATCGACTCTAACATG GTGGTGAATATATTCGCCAAGTACAATGACATTCTGAGAGACCAAAAAATGACAGCCCAGAAAGGGGTGATGCCGCCCGACCAAGGAGGAGAGAAGCCGTGGAAGAACGGCGTCGTAGCTTTTCTGACTTTCGTGGGTTTTGGCGCTGCACCGCTCTTATCTTTCGTCGTCCTCAAGCCATTCACGGACAATGAGTTGGTCATGTTTATTGGAGCATGCTTCATGTCTGCCATTGCACTTACCTTTCTGGGTATAGCCAAGGCCAAGATTTGTGGGAAAAGGAACTACGTACGGTCGGTGGGTTTTGTGCTTTTAAACGGCGCCGTCGCTGCTTCAGCTGCTTATTTCCTTGGATGGATGTTTTGA
- the LOC108468626 gene encoding uncharacterized protein LOC108468626 → MSNLAKFEFAVLDISGKNYLSWVIDAEIYLDAKCLGNTILADKEASNQDNAKAMIFIRHHLHEGLKVEYLTVKDPLELWKNLKERFDYQKIVILLKARYDWMHLRLQDFKTVSEYNLEIFKISSQPKLYGENITDEDLLEKTFSTFHATNVLLQQQYRKKVFKRYSELISCLLVAEQNNELLMKNHGICSTGFASFPEVNVTVHNNYEHRKYIGRGRGHGRSGERGRGRISNHYHGDHNNYTSNRQKKNNNERQERSGQNNPSKIIENICY, encoded by the coding sequence atgtcaaatcttgCCAAATTTGAATTTGCGGTCTTAGACATCTCAGGTAAGAATTATTTGTCATGGGTGATAGATGCTGAAATTTACCTAGATGCTAAATGTTTAGGAAATACTATATTAGCAGATAAGGAAGCATCTAATCAAGACAATGCAAAAGCAATGATTTTCATCCGTCATCATCTGCATGAAGGATTAAAAGTGGAATATCTCACTGTGAAAGACCCTCTTGAGTTGTGGAAAAATTTAAAGGAACGATTTGACTATCAGAAAATTGTGATACTCCTTAAAGCTCGTTATGATTGGATGCACTTACGGTTGCAAGATTTTAAGACTGTAAGTGAATACAATttagaaattttcaaaattagttcTCAACCTAAATTATATGGAGAAAACATAACTGATGAGGACTTGTTAgagaaaacattttcaacctttcaTGCTACTAATGTGCTCCTGCAGCAGCAATACCGTAAAAAAGTTTTTAAAAGGTATTCTGAATTGATTTCATGCCTTTTGGTGGCTGAACAAAATAATGAGTTGTTGATGAAAAATCATGGAATTTGTTCCACTGGTTTTGCAtcattccctgaagtgaatgtaaCAGTACACAATAATTATGAACACAGAAAATATATAGGTCGCGGTCGTGGTCATGGACGTAGTGGGGAACGTGGTCGAGGACGTATTAGTAATCATTATCATGGTGATCATAACAACTATACTTCAAACCGCCAGAAAAAGAATAACAATGAAAGACAAGAAAGAAGTGGTCAAAATAATCCTTCAAAGATTATTGAGAATATATGCTATTGA